The Salvia miltiorrhiza cultivar Shanhuang (shh) chromosome 1, IMPLAD_Smil_shh, whole genome shotgun sequence genome has a window encoding:
- the LOC131009197 gene encoding uncharacterized protein LOC131009197 codes for MAREKDGWRWNATKDGKFTTSSAYETIAKEKRDEASCSAVEAAKVWNAPTTHKAQVTAWRSLKNRLATCDNLLKRKIQIADEERWCNACVMAEETVEHVLLHCPKTQQVWNFIQQWINIETVTPKGLSQHFLSFFHASKDKRWRNFLKGLWIGVVWSLWRCRNESRFQGKEMVLDSL; via the exons ATGGCTC GAGAGAAGGACGGCTGGAGATGGAATGCAACAAAAGACGGCAAATTCACGACCTCTTCGGCCTATGAGACAATTGCTAAGGAAAAGAGAGACGAGGCGTCGTGCTCGGCGGTGGAAGCAGCGAAAGTGTGGAATGCACCTACAACTCACAAGGCACAGGTGACGGCATGGCGTAGCTTGAAGAATCGACTCGCCACATGTGATAATCTTCTCAAAAGGAAGATCCAAATTGCAGAtgaggagagatggtgcaacGCATGTGTGATGGCCGAAGAGACGGTGGAACACGTGTTACTTCACTGCCCAAAAACTCAACAAGTGTGGAACTTTATTCAGCAATGGATCAACATCGAGACAGTGACACCAAAAGGTCTCTCTCAAcactttctctctttctttcatGCGAGCAAAGATAAGAGATGGCGGAATTTCTTGAAAGGATTGTGGATTGGTGTGGTTTGGAGCCTGTGGAGATGTAGGAATGAGAGCAGGTTCCAAGGAAAG GAGATGGTCCTGGACTCTTTGTAA